Genomic DNA from Niabella ginsenosidivorans:
TTACATCCGGAAATTGAGTAGGATAGCCCACCAGCTGTGATTCCCCTGCAACATCAATTCCTGTTTTTGTCAGGTTTAGGAACAGATAGGCATACAGGGCGCCCGAAAGGTTCCAGTAGGCTGCAGGAATTGGTTGAGTGATTTGAGGGGAACGGAGAATGCTCCCGATTTCATTGATGGTGGTAAACACCTGCGGTGCTAATCTTTTCCGGATGTTTTCGATATATCTTACTTTATCCAGAAAAGCATCTGCTTTCTCAAAGAAGGGATACTGGTAGCTGTTTACGTCCTGGTCCGGGAAAGAGGGGGTAGAGTAGTGATGATATGAAATACCTTCGGGGATGACACCGTATTGATGATTGGCGGGATTCAGAAAATATTCAAAATAAGCAGGGTTGCTTACATGCGCCAGGGACAGCCCGATGAACCTGGTATCAGGGGCTATCTTTTTCAGGGCGCTGACAATTTTATCATAGATACGGGTATATAGCTCAGGTGAGATGTGGTGTTCAAGATCCGGTTCATTGAGCACTTCCCAATACGGGATCTTATAAAAATGCGTCGATTGATGAAATTTTCCCAGCTCGTCAGTAAACCCGCCTTTGGTGTACCAACTGAACAGCCGCACATAATAGTCGGCAATTTCCTGTCCGGAACTGTCTCTTAATGTCTGCCCCTGGTTATAGTCCCAGAATACCTGGTAGGGGTTTTCCGGGTACACTACCGGTTTTTCGGTTTTCCACATCCAGGCAGGTGTTGTACT
This window encodes:
- a CDS encoding glycosyl hydrolase family 39; its protein translation is MYFTKQLFFVLTAATCCLRSAAQKHPAVLQVQWNKTTGTSKTISTLQVVENPMVRPGSPIHRQTFNALKDLGADFVRYVPWFPYPKMAVAELKPPTKEHTFWDFTYLDSTMEAIMSATEGHSVVINFSTTPAWMWKTEKPVVYPENPYQVFWDYNQGQTLRDSSGQEIADYYVRLFSWYTKGGFTDELGKFHQSTHFYKIPYWEVLNEPDLEHHISPELYTRIYDKIVSALKKIAPDTRFIGLSLAHVSNPAYFEYFLNPANHQYGVIPEGISYHHYSTPSFPDQDVNSYQYPFFEKADAFLDKVRYIENIRKRLAPQVFTTINEIGSILRSPQITQPIPAAYWNLSGALYAYLFLNLTKTGIDVAGESQLVGYPTQFPDVSMMNWQTGNPNARYWVLKLIHDHLGKGDQLVATSFMPRQPDGIVAQAYQTSKGRRILLINTRAAETMLELPDTAKYRAIYTVDMHTGDNPPSEKKLNNTQITLTPFAVSIIQAD